Proteins encoded by one window of Polaribacter haliotis:
- a CDS encoding thioredoxin family protein, whose product MKKIITIIAITAFVFQTNAQKINWITLEKAVELQKTNPKKIMMDMYAVWCGPCKMLDKNTFQNKSVAAYVNKNYYAVKFNAEGNEEISFKDKVYKNPNYDSKKARGRNSGHELSAYFGVRAYPTIVFLDEKADFIAPIPGYKTPKQLELFLKLFKSDAYKEIKSKEDFVKYQETFQFEFSE is encoded by the coding sequence ATGAAAAAAATAATAACAATTATAGCAATAACCGCCTTTGTATTTCAAACGAATGCTCAAAAAATAAATTGGATTACTTTAGAAAAAGCTGTGGAGCTTCAAAAAACAAATCCTAAAAAAATTATGATGGACATGTATGCTGTTTGGTGTGGTCCTTGTAAAATGTTAGATAAAAATACTTTTCAGAATAAAAGTGTTGCTGCATACGTAAATAAAAACTACTATGCTGTAAAGTTTAATGCTGAAGGAAATGAGGAAATTTCTTTTAAAGATAAGGTCTATAAAAACCCTAATTACGATTCTAAAAAAGCAAGAGGCAGAAATTCTGGGCACGAATTATCTGCTTATTTTGGAGTGAGAGCATATCCAACAATTGTTTTCTTGGATGAAAAAGCCGATTTTATTGCTCCAATTCCTGGTTACAAAACTCCAAAACAATTAGAATTGTTTTTAAAATTATTTAAAAGCGATGCTTACAAAGAGATAAAAAGTAAAGAAGATTTTGTAAAATATCAAGAGACATTTCAATTTGAATTTTCAGAATAA
- a CDS encoding ComEC/Rec2 family competence protein has translation MKKLKNYLPMHFTVFLIIGILVQFYTKFWTFNFQESFSIFLVLALLLLIRNRFVTTILTAIIFFNIGVFSVFITDDTNYDSYYQHHLKAEENVILKIKKILKSGNYSDKYEAEVIQIQQQKTIGIVLLNVQKDSLYNSLKVDDLIDLKPEFLAINPPLNPHQFNYKCYLAKQGIHQQIFTENNRFLILKSQSTTLVGLSAKFRDLVQESLKKYYFKEDELSVINALLLGQRQGISKELIANYSRAGAIHILAVSGLHVGVILLMLSFIFKPLERIQNGKYLKTIIIIFLLWVFAFIAGLSASVVRAVTMFTFLAVGLSFKKKNVVFFSLVSSLFFLLIIKPMFLFDVGFQLSYLAVFGIIWVQPKLYQLIQAKVKILDKIWQLFTVSIAAQIGILPLSIYYFEQIPGLFLASNLVIIPFLMYILLGGILVIITSLLNILPQFMADLYGVVISLMNNFVSWISHQEAFLFKEISISFLWMLAWYALIVFSVDFLIQKKQKKLIAVLIAILGVQSIYFYETKKNKNKEELIVFHKSRSSIIGERTGEKLLLQHDLDSIEFKDNFSIKSYRVSERISKTKAVNFNNFIQFTNKNILLVDSLGVYQFRDLKNPIILLQYSPKINLERLIKTIKPSQIIADGSNYKSYVFRWEETSNKQKTPFFYTGKNGAYILK, from the coding sequence ATGAAAAAGCTAAAGAATTATTTACCCATGCACTTTACAGTGTTTTTAATTATTGGAATCCTTGTTCAATTTTATACGAAATTTTGGACATTTAATTTTCAAGAATCTTTCTCGATATTTTTAGTTCTTGCGCTTCTATTATTGATTAGAAATCGTTTTGTAACAACTATTTTAACCGCAATTATTTTCTTTAATATTGGAGTTTTCTCTGTTTTTATTACTGATGATACTAATTATGATAGTTATTACCAACATCATCTAAAAGCTGAGGAAAACGTTATACTTAAAATAAAAAAGATTTTAAAATCTGGAAATTATTCAGATAAATATGAAGCTGAAGTAATTCAAATTCAGCAACAAAAAACGATAGGAATAGTTTTATTAAATGTCCAAAAAGACAGTTTATATAATTCCTTAAAAGTCGATGATTTAATCGATTTAAAACCTGAGTTTTTAGCGATAAATCCACCATTAAATCCTCATCAATTTAACTATAAATGTTATTTAGCCAAACAAGGAATCCATCAACAAATATTTACAGAGAATAATCGTTTTTTAATATTAAAATCTCAAAGTACTACATTAGTGGGTTTGTCTGCAAAATTTAGAGATTTAGTACAAGAATCTTTAAAGAAATATTATTTTAAAGAAGACGAATTATCTGTAATAAATGCTTTGCTTTTAGGACAAAGACAAGGTATTTCAAAAGAATTAATTGCAAATTATTCTAGAGCAGGTGCAATTCACATTTTAGCAGTTTCGGGTTTACATGTTGGAGTAATATTGTTAATGCTTTCTTTTATCTTTAAACCTTTAGAAAGAATACAAAATGGAAAGTACCTAAAAACAATTATTATAATTTTTCTATTATGGGTTTTTGCATTTATTGCAGGACTTTCAGCATCAGTTGTAAGAGCAGTTACCATGTTTACTTTTTTAGCAGTTGGTTTAAGTTTTAAAAAGAAAAATGTTGTCTTCTTCTCGTTAGTTTCTTCATTATTTTTCTTACTAATTATAAAACCTATGTTTTTGTTCGATGTTGGGTTTCAATTGAGTTATCTAGCAGTTTTTGGTATTATTTGGGTGCAACCAAAATTGTATCAATTAATACAAGCAAAAGTGAAAATTTTAGACAAAATATGGCAATTATTTACAGTTTCAATAGCAGCTCAAATAGGAATTTTACCTTTAAGTATTTATTATTTTGAACAAATTCCAGGGTTGTTTTTGGCTTCTAATTTAGTAATTATACCTTTTCTAATGTATATTTTACTGGGTGGAATTTTAGTAATTATAACTTCGTTATTAAATATTTTACCACAATTTATGGCAGATTTATATGGAGTCGTAATTTCTTTGATGAACAATTTTGTAAGTTGGATTTCGCATCAAGAAGCTTTTTTATTCAAAGAAATATCCATCTCATTTTTATGGATGTTGGCTTGGTATGCTCTTATAGTTTTTAGTGTTGACTTTTTAATTCAAAAAAAACAAAAAAAATTAATAGCTGTTTTAATCGCGATTTTAGGAGTACAAAGTATTTATTTTTATGAAACTAAAAAAAATAAAAATAAAGAGGAATTAATTGTTTTTCATAAAAGTAGATCTTCTATAATTGGTGAAAGAACAGGCGAAAAATTATTATTACAACACGATTTAGATTCTATCGAATTTAAAGATAATTTTAGTATTAAATCTTACAGGGTTTCAGAAAGAATTTCGAAAACAAAAGCTGTAAACTTCAACAATTTCATTCAGTTTACAAACAAGAATATTTTACTGGTAGATAGTTTAGGAGTTTATCAATTTCGAGATTTAAAGAACCCAATTATTTTACTACAATATTCACCTAAAATAAATTTAGAAAGACTAATTAAAACAATAAAACCAAGTCAAATAATTGCAGATGGTTCTAATTATAAAAGTTATGTATTTAGATGGGAAGAAACTTCTAATAAACAAAAAACTCCATTTTTTTACACAGGTAAAAATGGAGCTTATATTCTAAAGTAA
- a CDS encoding C40 family peptidase, whose translation MKKGVFLVVLFSMLMSCSSSKKVVKTSNKPISKADKIVANALKYQGVRYKFGGTTKRGMDCSGIVYVAFGEENVQLPRISRDIAKSGKKVPLKKVKKGDLLFFKTSKTKRRINHVGLIVSVKKGVIRFIHSTTSRGVIVSSLSEKYWKNAFVKATNIL comes from the coding sequence ATGAAAAAAGGTGTTTTCCTTGTTGTATTATTCTCTATGTTGATGAGTTGCTCGTCTTCGAAGAAAGTTGTTAAAACTTCGAATAAACCAATTTCGAAAGCTGATAAGATTGTTGCAAATGCCTTAAAATATCAAGGTGTTAGATATAAATTCGGAGGTACTACCAAAAGAGGAATGGACTGTTCTGGAATTGTATATGTTGCTTTTGGAGAAGAAAATGTTCAGTTGCCAAGAATTTCTAGAGATATTGCAAAAAGTGGAAAGAAAGTCCCTTTAAAAAAGGTTAAAAAAGGCGATTTATTATTCTTTAAAACCTCTAAAACTAAAAGAAGAATAAATCATGTTGGTTTAATTGTTTCCGTAAAAAAAGGAGTTATTCGATTTATTCATTCTACAACTTCTAGAGGTGTTATTGTTTCTTCATTATCAGAAAAATATTGGAAAAATGCCTTTGTAAAAGCAACTAATATTTTGTAA
- a CDS encoding peptide MFS transporter, with protein sequence MLDKGVSTTTEDPQMFGHPKGLFYLFFAELWERFSFYGMRALLTLYMVQEIFKAIAERDTATAVVYASYGSLVYASTVIGGQISDKILGMRSSIFLGGILMAVGHFVLAVENDVAFFVALALIVVGNGFFKPNISTFVGALYEEGDVRKDSGFTIFYMGINIGGFVAPLLCGWLAAEYGWHYGFGLAGIGMMAGLIFFWSGIKKNVFGDKGMPPSKEIYEKQIIGIPQKTLIPIIAVLFVPVIAYLLSSWQQNYVGGIFKFIGFAVLAYLGYIMYSLDSVARKKLFMAVLITFFMTLFWGFHELSGSVITLFASRNVALDGIMSASQTNALNSMFIIILAIPISLLWGYLAKNKLNPRTPYKFGLGLLLAGASFYILSLSGASADANGMVPFTYLLVMYFIISIGELFMSPVGLSKITDLSPKNIVAFMMGVWFLSSAFAFQIVGFISEQLAIESTDANVGGIETLSVYTDGFHLIALYALGAGAIVLLFSPLMKKLMGNVH encoded by the coding sequence ATGTTAGACAAAGGAGTTAGTACAACTACAGAAGATCCACAAATGTTTGGACACCCAAAAGGGTTATTTTACTTATTTTTTGCAGAATTATGGGAACGTTTTAGTTTCTATGGAATGAGAGCGTTGTTAACGCTATACATGGTTCAAGAAATATTTAAAGCAATTGCAGAGCGAGACACAGCAACAGCTGTTGTATATGCTTCTTACGGATCTTTGGTGTATGCTTCCACTGTTATTGGTGGGCAGATTTCTGATAAAATTTTAGGAATGCGAAGCTCTATATTTTTAGGAGGAATTTTAATGGCAGTTGGGCATTTTGTGTTGGCTGTGGAAAATGATGTTGCATTTTTCGTAGCACTTGCTTTAATTGTTGTTGGTAATGGTTTTTTTAAACCAAATATTTCAACATTTGTAGGTGCGCTTTACGAAGAAGGAGATGTTAGAAAAGATTCTGGTTTTACCATTTTCTATATGGGAATTAACATTGGTGGTTTTGTGGCACCTCTTTTATGTGGTTGGTTAGCTGCAGAATATGGATGGCATTATGGTTTTGGATTGGCTGGTATTGGTATGATGGCAGGTTTAATTTTCTTTTGGAGCGGTATTAAAAAGAACGTTTTTGGAGATAAAGGTATGCCACCTAGTAAGGAAATATATGAAAAACAAATAATAGGAATACCTCAAAAAACATTAATCCCAATTATAGCAGTATTATTTGTACCTGTAATTGCATATTTACTTTCTTCTTGGCAACAAAATTATGTTGGTGGAATATTTAAGTTTATTGGTTTTGCAGTTTTAGCGTATTTAGGATACATTATGTATAGCCTAGACTCTGTTGCTCGTAAGAAATTATTTATGGCAGTTTTAATTACTTTCTTTATGACCTTATTCTGGGGTTTTCATGAATTATCTGGAAGTGTAATTACATTATTCGCCTCAAGAAATGTTGCCTTAGATGGCATAATGTCTGCAAGTCAAACAAATGCTTTAAACTCAATGTTTATTATAATTTTAGCAATTCCAATTTCTCTTTTATGGGGTTATTTAGCTAAGAATAAACTAAATCCAAGGACTCCTTATAAATTTGGATTAGGACTTCTTTTAGCTGGTGCAAGTTTTTACATACTTTCTTTAAGTGGTGCTAGTGCAGATGCCAATGGGATGGTTCCTTTTACCTATTTATTAGTAATGTATTTTATTATTTCTATTGGAGAATTATTTATGTCTCCTGTAGGTTTATCGAAAATTACAGATTTATCTCCAAAAAACATTGTCGCTTTTATGATGGGAGTTTGGTTTTTATCATCTGCTTTCGCATTTCAAATTGTAGGATTTATCTCTGAACAATTAGCAATCGAGAGTACAGATGCAAATGTTGGAGGGATTGAAACACTTAGTGTTTATACAGATGGATTTCACTTAATTGCTTTATACGCCTTAGGAGCAGGAGCAATTGTATTGTTATTCTCTCCATTAATGAAAAAATTAATGGGTAACGTTCATTAA
- a CDS encoding hydroxymethylglutaryl-CoA reductase, degradative — MSKKISGFSKFTKAEKINWLTENYLNENPNAKSILEQYWNEDDGLQQLHDDFIENTITNFYLPFGVAPNFVINNKTYVLPMVIEESSVVAAASLVGKFWSTRGGFTTEVISTTKIGQIHFMYAGKKADLETYFNKNKTELLASTASITKNMEKRGGGILNIELKDKTDKIANYYQLHVTFETKDSMGANFINSCLEAMANAFKNEEIEVVMSILSNYVPECLVRAEVSCKIEDLGGENPEKFAEKFHQAVQIAEVEPYRAVTHNKGIMNGVDALVLATGNDFRAVEAGVHAYAARSGEYTSLSHCSIENGIFKFWIELPLALGTVGGLTGLHPMAKLSLEMLQKPSARELMQIMAAAGLAQNFAALRALTTKGIQHGHMKMHLQNILNQLGANDTEKVIIEKYFDTKTVSHSAVVKKLEELRAPKVNWVNFLNFESLKNTLTNLNVNTKPLFGKMNGQQMIEHLSFLMKVSNGKVNADFFVEDGKSARRKAFLNTDGELKVGFKAPMLSEEPIPAKFSTIKESINDLFFQIEAFQDHFKTAKNENHPFFGELDYEHWQKFHVKHFTHHFKQFGLV, encoded by the coding sequence ATGAGCAAAAAAATATCAGGTTTTTCCAAGTTTACAAAAGCGGAAAAAATCAATTGGCTAACAGAGAATTACTTAAACGAGAATCCAAATGCGAAATCTATTTTAGAACAATATTGGAATGAAGATGATGGTTTACAACAATTACATGACGATTTTATAGAAAACACCATCACAAATTTTTATTTGCCATTTGGAGTAGCTCCAAATTTTGTTATTAATAATAAAACCTATGTTTTACCAATGGTAATAGAAGAAAGTTCTGTAGTTGCAGCGGCTTCTTTGGTGGGGAAATTTTGGAGTACAAGAGGTGGTTTTACAACGGAAGTAATTTCAACAACCAAAATCGGACAAATACATTTTATGTATGCTGGCAAAAAAGCCGATCTAGAAACTTATTTCAACAAAAATAAAACAGAATTATTGGCATCAACAGCTTCCATTACTAAAAATATGGAAAAACGTGGTGGAGGAATTTTAAATATTGAATTAAAAGACAAAACCGATAAAATTGCCAACTATTATCAATTGCATGTAACGTTTGAAACCAAAGATTCTATGGGTGCAAACTTTATAAATTCCTGTTTAGAAGCGATGGCAAATGCTTTTAAAAATGAAGAAATTGAAGTGGTAATGAGTATTCTTTCGAACTACGTTCCAGAATGTTTGGTAAGGGCAGAAGTAAGTTGTAAAATAGAAGATTTAGGTGGAGAAAATCCAGAGAAATTTGCTGAAAAATTTCATCAGGCAGTACAAATTGCAGAAGTAGAACCTTATAGAGCAGTAACGCATAATAAGGGAATTATGAATGGAGTTGATGCGTTAGTTCTGGCAACTGGAAACGATTTTAGAGCTGTAGAAGCAGGAGTTCACGCATATGCTGCAAGATCTGGAGAATATACAAGTCTGTCTCATTGTTCTATTGAAAACGGAATTTTTAAATTTTGGATAGAACTTCCTTTGGCTTTAGGAACTGTTGGTGGATTAACAGGTTTGCATCCAATGGCGAAATTGTCTTTGGAAATGTTACAAAAACCATCTGCAAGAGAATTAATGCAAATTATGGCAGCAGCTGGTTTGGCGCAGAACTTTGCAGCTTTAAGAGCTTTAACTACGAAGGGAATTCAGCATGGACATATGAAAATGCACTTGCAGAATATTTTAAATCAGTTAGGAGCAAATGATACCGAAAAAGTAATTATTGAAAAATATTTCGATACTAAAACTGTTTCTCATAGTGCAGTTGTAAAAAAGTTGGAAGAATTAAGAGCTCCAAAAGTAAATTGGGTAAATTTTTTAAATTTTGAGAGTTTAAAAAACACACTTACGAACTTAAATGTGAATACGAAACCGCTTTTTGGAAAAATGAATGGACAACAAATGATAGAGCATTTGTCTTTTTTAATGAAAGTTTCTAACGGAAAAGTAAATGCAGATTTTTTTGTAGAAGATGGAAAATCGGCAAGAAGAAAAGCCTTTTTAAATACAGATGGCGAATTGAAAGTTGGTTTTAAAGCTCCAATGTTATCAGAAGAACCAATTCCTGCGAAATTTTCTACAATAAAAGAATCTATCAACGATTTATTTTTTCAAATTGAAGCTTTTCAAGATCATTTTAAAACCGCAAAAAATGAAAATCATCCTTTTTTTGGTGAGTTAGATTATGAACATTGGCAAAAATTTCATGTAAAACATTTTACACATCATTTTAAACAATTTGGGCTGGTTTAA
- the surE gene encoding 5'/3'-nucleotidase SurE, protein MQEKPLILVTNDDGITAPGLRALINIMNKIGDVVVVAPDSPQSGMGHAITVDNVLTCNPITIDDGPQLEYTCSGTPADCVKMAVNQILNRRPDLCVSGINHGANSSINVIYSGTMSAAVEAGIEGVPAIGFSLLDFKWHADFKPSEEFVKNITLNALLNGIPEGVVLNVNIPNLKKEEIKGVKICRQANGYWKEIFDKRKSPFGKEYYWLSGEFVNKDKGQDTDIYALENGYISVVPVQFDMTAHHMIQKLNSWEL, encoded by the coding sequence ATGCAAGAAAAACCACTGATTTTAGTAACTAACGACGATGGAATAACTGCTCCAGGATTAAGAGCTTTAATTAATATAATGAATAAAATTGGCGATGTTGTAGTGGTTGCTCCAGATAGTCCACAAAGTGGAATGGGACATGCAATTACTGTAGATAATGTTCTTACTTGTAACCCAATTACGATAGACGATGGTCCACAATTAGAATATACCTGTTCTGGAACTCCTGCAGATTGTGTAAAAATGGCAGTTAATCAAATATTAAATAGAAGACCAGATTTATGTGTATCTGGTATAAACCATGGTGCGAATTCATCTATTAACGTTATTTATTCTGGAACCATGAGTGCTGCAGTTGAAGCAGGTATTGAAGGTGTTCCTGCAATTGGATTTTCTTTGTTAGATTTTAAATGGCATGCAGATTTTAAACCATCTGAAGAATTTGTAAAAAATATTACTTTAAATGCACTTTTAAACGGAATTCCAGAAGGTGTTGTTTTGAATGTGAATATCCCAAATTTAAAGAAAGAAGAAATCAAAGGAGTAAAAATTTGTAGACAAGCAAATGGTTATTGGAAAGAAATTTTCGACAAACGTAAAAGTCCGTTTGGAAAAGAGTACTATTGGCTTTCTGGCGAATTTGTAAATAAAGATAAAGGACAAGATACAGATATTTATGCATTGGAAAATGGCTATATTTCTGTAGTTCCTGTTCAATTTGATATGACTGCACATCATATGATTCAAAAATTAAATTCTTGGGAACTGTAA
- the lpxB gene encoding lipid-A-disaccharide synthase yields the protein MKYYIIAGEASGDLHGSNLMKELFKEDTNADIRFWGGDLMHAVGGTLVTHYKERAFMGFVEVLMNLSKVLGFIKFCKKDIAAFKPDVIIFIDNSGFNLRVAKWAKEAGFKTNYYISPQVWASRAGRVEDIKRDIDKMFVILPFEKDFYKKYNYEVSFVGHPLIDAIAGRTQVKEKEFRKIHSLSNKPIIALLPGSRKQEISKMLAVMLSLTGDFKDYEFVIAGAPSQDLSFYQNIIKGKDVKFINNKTHDLLSVSYAAIVASGTATLETALFKVPQVVCYKGSAISYQIAKRIITLKFISLVNLIMDKEVVKELIQNDFTTKNLRKELAKILETKHREELFLAYFDLEKKLGGKGASKKVATEIVNQFN from the coding sequence ATGAAATACTACATAATTGCAGGTGAAGCTTCTGGAGACTTACATGGTTCTAACTTAATGAAAGAATTGTTTAAAGAAGATACAAATGCCGATATTCGTTTTTGGGGAGGAGATTTAATGCATGCTGTTGGTGGAACTTTAGTTACACATTATAAGGAACGTGCTTTTATGGGTTTTGTGGAAGTTTTAATGAACCTAAGTAAAGTTTTAGGCTTTATTAAATTTTGCAAAAAAGATATTGCAGCATTTAAGCCAGATGTAATTATTTTTATAGATAACTCTGGTTTTAATTTACGAGTTGCAAAATGGGCAAAAGAAGCTGGTTTTAAAACCAATTATTATATTTCGCCACAAGTTTGGGCAAGTAGAGCAGGAAGAGTGGAAGATATTAAAAGAGACATAGATAAAATGTTTGTAATTCTTCCTTTTGAAAAAGATTTTTATAAAAAATACAATTACGAAGTTTCTTTTGTTGGACATCCATTAATTGATGCAATTGCAGGTAGAACTCAAGTAAAAGAGAAGGAATTCCGAAAAATACATAGTTTAAGTAATAAACCCATTATAGCATTATTACCAGGAAGTAGAAAGCAAGAGATTTCGAAAATGCTGGCTGTAATGTTGTCTCTAACAGGAGATTTTAAAGATTATGAATTCGTAATTGCTGGAGCTCCAAGTCAAGATTTAAGTTTTTATCAAAATATAATTAAAGGTAAAGATGTAAAATTCATTAATAATAAAACACACGATTTATTAAGCGTTTCTTATGCTGCTATAGTGGCTTCTGGAACTGCAACTTTAGAGACAGCTTTGTTTAAAGTGCCACAAGTAGTTTGTTATAAAGGAAGCGCTATTTCTTATCAAATTGCCAAAAGAATTATAACACTTAAATTTATTTCTTTAGTAAATTTAATTATGGACAAAGAAGTGGTTAAAGAATTAATTCAGAACGATTTTACAACAAAAAATCTACGAAAAGAGCTAGCTAAAATTTTGGAAACAAAACATAGAGAAGAACTGTTTTTAGCATATTTCGATTTAGAGAAAAAACTAGGAGGAAAGGGAGCTTCTAAAAAAGTAGCCACAGAAATTGTAAACCAGTTTAATTAG
- a CDS encoding S9 family peptidase codes for MKKLFILATILLLSNCNDKNTTSSNEGEGTKEISLEEIWDGTFSTDRMNALNSMNGDFYSLLNYDKDSKETTVDKYSYQTLEKVETIVNSKNLQDLDGFSSYSFNADETKLILGTNFEKIFRRSFKGTFYAYDIASKKLSLIGKDIQEPIFSPDNKKIAYAKNNDLFIKDFANNSVIKVTKDGKKNSIINGITDWVYEEEFGFVRAFEWSKDSKNLAFLRFDESEVPTFSMDIVGTGNYPTQQVFKYPKAGEKNAVVTLHMFSISSKRTKKIALGDYEYIPRIKWSNDANILVATTLNRHQNDLKLHKVNALNGRTTLLLNETDKAYVDIHDNLTFLADNSFIWTSEKDGFNHIYHYDFYGKLINQVTKGKWEVTNYYGFNKDKKTIYYQSVENGSTNRGVYSIDLDGNNKKILSKKDGTNQAAFSTNLNYFINTYSSAKTPPIYSLYTAEGEMLKAIKENNKLQKDLLKYKMSPKEFSTIEINGNELNMWMIKPVDFDENKKYPLLMFQYSGPGSQQVANRWNASNDYWHNMLAQKGMIVVCVDGRGTGFKGSDFKKSTYLNLVKYESEDQITAAKKLAERSYIDKNNIGIWGWSFGGHMSTNSLLKGNDIFTTAIAVAPVTSWRFYDTVYTERFLRTPQENPAGYDENSPINYADKLEGNYLLVHGTGDDNVHVQNSYRMTNALIEANKQFDQFIVPDRTHGIYKGKNMRLNLYTKMTNFLEENLLNKTK; via the coding sequence ATGAAGAAACTATTCATTTTAGCAACTATTTTACTTTTATCTAATTGTAATGATAAGAACACAACAAGTTCTAACGAAGGTGAAGGAACAAAAGAAATTTCTTTGGAAGAGATTTGGGATGGTACTTTTTCTACAGATAGAATGAACGCTTTAAACTCCATGAATGGCGATTTTTATTCTCTTTTAAATTACGATAAAGATAGCAAAGAAACCACAGTAGATAAATATAGTTACCAAACTTTAGAGAAAGTAGAAACTATTGTAAACAGTAAAAATTTACAAGATTTAGACGGCTTTTCTTCTTACAGTTTTAATGCAGATGAAACCAAATTAATCTTAGGAACAAATTTCGAAAAGATATTTAGACGTTCTTTTAAAGGTACTTTTTATGCGTATGATATTGCTTCCAAAAAACTAAGTTTAATTGGAAAAGACATACAAGAACCTATTTTTTCTCCTGACAATAAAAAGATTGCTTATGCAAAAAACAACGATCTTTTTATTAAAGATTTTGCGAATAATTCTGTCATTAAAGTTACAAAAGACGGTAAAAAAAACAGTATTATTAACGGAATTACAGATTGGGTTTACGAAGAAGAATTTGGTTTTGTAAGAGCTTTTGAATGGAGTAAGGACAGTAAAAATTTAGCTTTTTTACGTTTTGACGAAAGCGAAGTTCCAACTTTTTCTATGGATATTGTTGGTACTGGAAATTACCCAACGCAACAAGTTTTTAAATACCCAAAAGCAGGCGAAAAAAATGCAGTTGTAACTTTGCACATGTTCTCTATTTCATCAAAAAGAACAAAGAAAATTGCTTTGGGCGATTACGAATATATTCCAAGAATTAAATGGTCTAATGATGCGAATATTTTAGTTGCTACGACTTTGAATCGCCATCAAAATGATTTAAAATTACACAAAGTAAATGCTTTAAATGGCAGGACTACTTTGCTTTTAAATGAAACTGATAAAGCCTATGTAGATATTCATGATAATTTAACTTTTTTAGCAGACAATAGTTTTATTTGGACGAGCGAAAAAGACGGATTCAATCATATTTATCACTATGATTTCTATGGAAAACTAATCAACCAAGTTACCAAAGGAAAATGGGAAGTAACGAATTACTATGGTTTTAATAAAGACAAGAAAACAATTTATTATCAATCTGTAGAAAATGGCTCTACCAATAGAGGTGTATATTCTATTGATTTAGATGGAAATAACAAGAAAATATTAAGTAAAAAAGATGGCACAAATCAAGCTGCTTTTAGCACCAACTTAAATTATTTTATTAACACCTATTCATCTGCAAAAACACCTCCAATTTATTCTTTATATACTGCTGAAGGAGAAATGTTGAAAGCAATTAAAGAAAATAATAAACTTCAAAAAGATTTATTGAAATATAAAATGAGTCCGAAAGAATTTTCCACCATTGAAATTAATGGAAACGAATTGAATATGTGGATGATTAAACCTGTGGATTTTGATGAAAATAAAAAATATCCATTATTAATGTTTCAATATTCTGGACCTGGTTCGCAACAAGTAGCAAATCGCTGGAATGCAAGTAACGATTATTGGCATAATATGTTAGCCCAAAAAGGAATGATTGTGGTTTGTGTAGATGGACGTGGAACCGGTTTTAAAGGAAGTGATTTTAAAAAATCTACCTACTTAAATTTAGTAAAATATGAATCTGAAGACCAAATTACAGCGGCTAAAAAGTTGGCAGAACGTTCTTATATTGATAAAAATAATATCGGGATTTGGGGTTGGTCTTTTGGTGGACATATGAGTACAAATTCACTTTTAAAAGGAAATGATATTTTTACAACTGCAATTGCTGTTGCTCCAGTAACTTCTTGGCGTTTTTACGACACTGTGTACACAGAACGTTTTTTGAGAACTCCACAAGAAAATCCTGCTGGTTATGATGAGAATTCTCCAATAAATTATGCAGATAAGTTAGAAGGAAACTATTTATTAGTCCATGGAACTGGAGATGACAATGTACATGTGCAAAATTCTTATAGAATGACAAACGCTTTAATTGAAGCCAATAAACAATTCGACCAATTTATTGTACCAGATAGAACTCATGGAATTTACAAAGGAAAAAACATGCGTTTGAATTTATATACGAAAATGACCAACTTTTTAGAAGAAAATTTACTAAATAAAACAAAATAA